A stretch of DNA from Glycine max cultivar Williams 82 chromosome 18, Glycine_max_v4.0, whole genome shotgun sequence:
catacagattgtcaatccatatCCTAGCGCAACACAGGAAATCTTAAACGTGGAGATAGGTACTCGCGAGGACATCTACAATGAAAACAATAGAGGAAGGGGAGATCGTGGCACAATAGAACACGAGATGAACGGAGGATGAAGAAGGGGAGAACGTAGCGCAAGGGAGCAcgagaacaacaacaacagaggAAGGGAATGGGTGTAAAGGATGgtgttttcaattttaagtgaaGAATAATTTTGTCAATTCACTTACATTGTTGGGTGTAGAAGAAAACTTCGCGGTGCAAGAAGTAACTCCTTTGCAACCGCACTGCTTAGCCTACAAGCTAAACAGACCGACCCTCatctgcaaaaacaaaaaaaacacatagCCCATTTTCCAAACCTATTAAAGACAATTatctaaacaaattaaaaaaatgactaaagATCAAAGTAAAAAcccttttgttattattttacagTCCAATTGCGTAAAGTATTTAACAACTATATGTTGGGGTATAAGGAACACAAGCTGAAAAGGAGTTGCAGATTGCCATTGAGCAACATGCATTGTTTTGCTATTGATGCTTTCCAATGGCCTCACATGATTCTTTTATAAGTCTagttccatttttattttacgtTTACTAAACTAgtgaaattacattttttaattaagggtAAAAAGCTGATGGACTGCCGGtggacaagcctattttattcACGAGTTAAACGGGACGGGCTAAAAAGTCATAATTTAAATGGGCACAAAATATTGGTGCCCATATATTGTGTTGGCGGTCGATTATGCGGATAGCTCAACTTTTTCTTCCTACACCCAATATTTTTCTTGTACACCCAACACTTTTTGTAATATTCCAAAATTATCCCTTTTTCAAAACATACAGATTCACAATCCGTAATGGCGAATCCGTAAGGTCAATACCTTCCCCACCTCCTCCTCACCAACTTTGCTACGCCACCTTTGCCACGTCGCAACACCACCACCTCCTCTCCACCGCCATTGCCCTTCGCTCCAACCTCGCCACTGCGCTTCGCTCCAACCTCCGATGCGACGTAGCACTACCACCTCCTTCATGGCCATCGCCCTCCCTTTGGTCCCTCCCAGCGGCATCTCCGTGCCGGTGTCGCTTGAGGCTATTGATATCCTCATGGTGGCGCTGGCCAAGGAGGGGGAAGGAGTGGGCATGGCGTGCGCGAGGTCACCACCAGCTCCTCGCCACCGCCCTTCGGTCCAACCTCACTGTAGAGCGCCTCCCTTCACTCCAACCTCGTTGCAGAATGCCTCCCCCTCATGTCACCCGCATACTTTGTCAGCGTCAACCTTGCCGCGGAGGTCCATGGCCTTACAGATTGCGAACTCGTAATGGTCTTACGGATTGCAAATTCATAATGAccttacggattgacaatccatatACGTTATACATAAGGGTGTTTTTTGATTTTTCACCCTAAATGCTGGGTGTACAAGAAAAATGCTGGgtataagaagaaaaagttgGATAGCCCGAGGGCAAGTCCAAATATCCAGCTCTACTTTTATCCCATTTTAAGCACTTATGAACATTCTTGCGATGCATCATTAGGCCATATAGCATATGCggcaaaataaattagaaaaaaaattacagcaaGACAAGAAGCATATATTGTTGgagtaatagaaaaaaaattgagataaaaaaatccAGTGTGGATGTAAGTTATGTTGATTaaaggtaataaaaaatatttttgtggaaAAACAACGACACCATAGAAGAAAAGGTCTAATATcaatgaaaggaaagaaaaatgaaaggcaTCACCGgggatagaaaagaaaagaaaagaaaagaaagaagaggttGCAAAGAGAAgttaaaagaagataaaagagagggagagggagagagagagagagaaacaaaagaatgaaatttatataaagttattaaaaaaattgagtacaTTTTGCAATTGTCttcaaaataaatagttttactaCTTTTGCGGAATGGACTCCAGATTCTTTTCaacaaaattttgttaagaATCACTAGCTATTAGCGTGTTTGGAACGACAATAACCACCAAAATCACGTTCAAAAATCACAGTGCGGATTCGAGTGGACGCAATACCTAAGCAAACACACATTACATCTAGTTCTTGGTATTGCATTCTAGGTCTCATACTCCACAAGCTCTCCACTTTAGTAAATGCGATAAACAAGATTAGGacacttttatttataaaaaaatacttcgaTAAAATGTAAGATTGGAGAAGAAAACTATGTTTAGAGTAATTTTTATATGTccattgagagagagagagagagagagagagagagagagagagttgatGTTGCATCTAACTATCCATTAGTCATTGTGGTTTAATATTAGATTTTGAATTGGATCCAAATTTGGATACAAGTTGTTAGAGCAAAGAGAGCCTAACGTGTAAAAATGTATTGCTATGAACAAATTTTTGACACCATCAAGAATGGTTTCACGTAGTTAAATTGCTTAGCATGTCGGtatatatttctaaattaaaacaccatttgtttaattttttttctacaacttCTTTAATTTGAAAAGTTGAAGTAAAAACCATTGACAGAGaccaatttttgaaagaaaaaaagggacaaaattaaaagatgaaaatcaatcTAATtttagagacaaaacatgacaTAAACAATAAGTTTATGATTTATTAGTCAGAAATAGATACTTAAATTCCatctttgattttgataattagattaagtgatatttttttagtcttaacTCTCCGGTTCATCAAAGAAAATAGACTTTGACTAATTTGAAGTTCGACCGAGAGGTAAGTAAAGTCTGATCAAGAATTATTTCTGTCAAGGATTGAACTCAGGTACCACTCAAATGATTCAACTTTAATTTCAACACATTAATCACTTGTGTCTAATTATTTGGTTATTAGGTTGAGTGATATAATTAGGCATGATCGAATTTTgcatttaattatttcattttattgctataaattagatatatatatatatatatatatatatatatatatatatatatatatatatatatatatatatatatatatatatatatgttttctcACACAACACAGATATAGAGAGTAACTAGAGGGcgtttattcaataaaaatgttttaatttctaacataatttatcacgtataaacaaaatatctagCACCATTttcttcaacaacaaaaaaggcatttttttttactaagaaTGACTGCGAAAGTAAAGTGCATTCCTCAAGGAAAAAAATGGTGAATTTGCTAAGAAAAACTTCATATCATTTTCACTGTAGCTTAGTAGACCTGACATCTTAAAAGAGGTCATGCTAACTCATGATATTCCTTAATTGGTCCAATTCCTTTTATTACAagtaatcaaacaaatatataaagtaatatataaaacaaactaCACAGGGTGCTtacatttctttaaaatttactGCTAAAATGAACTAGGTAATTCAAAATGTTTCTAGTAACTAATAAAAGGATAGAAAGTGGGCAATTAAGCCCTTAGGTGTTGAGTATTGGTGAGTGACAGTTAAATTATTAGGCAATTAACCATTCATAATCATTTTATGGATATTCAATTGAGTTGTTGCTTAATCCATTAAAGTGAATGATGGAAGGTTGAAATAGATATGCGAGAACTTATGTTTGATTTACATTATcaccaaaaataattaagttgttATTTACTTGATGGTTGAGTTTATAGTTTCCTAATGGTTGTTAATATTTGGAGCTGAACTCTTCATTTTAGGCTGAAAATGTCCGTTGAATTCTTAATGGACTAGGATGTTGGTACATAACAACACATTCAACATTAATTGAATCTAGGTTTGTACACCTCATGAGAGTCACTAACTTAGGTTCAACCCTAAAGCTCATCGGTTTAATCTCAAACTTACTAGCATATTTGGAATTTTGTTCCCGACATTCCAAGCGTCTGTTCATTCAAAAGTAACAGCAAGATGTCTTTTACAAGCATCCATTCAAGCTTCATCCACCGGAAAACAAAGCATGTACTACACTGTTGGACTGCACTTGGGTTGAGAGTCCCCACATCTTCCAACTTTGTTCACCTTCTTCACTGAAATTGTCTTCACATTGTCACATACAACATTTGGAGTTTCTTTAGaagcaaaataaaattggaatttACTTTCCCTCAATCGTTCTAAGTACATATGATTCACCCTGAGTGCACCCaagtttacataaaaaaaaacaagttttatgccaagttaattaaattttcaatctaaaattttatattcatatacTATTAGAAAGTCTCAAATCTTGTCTCAAatgttaattgattttaaactgaaatctaatataattttaaaacctaTAATAACCCATATTGATTTTTGCCTATTCTTGTAGGCTCATTTGTTCTAGCCTACATATGTGAAACTTAAATTAGTGCAATAGGTTTTAGACGGAAATCTAAAAGATACCTTAATATTTGATTCCTCaaaaaatggtttttgaatCCTCAAATTTGGAGATATATACcttaatatttgattattaaacaaTTATTTCCGTAAAACAAACaaccaacaattttttaaacaaatatctCATTCAATTCAACGGCTAGACACTGGCAGAAACATAAAGTAAATGGTCTCGCGTCCCTCTAAGCAGTGATTCATGTAACCAGTTTTAAGTAAAGCATTATCACTAGAGTTTCACAAAGCTAAAGAAGATGCAAATTTTACTGACACTCGTTCGCCGAATGACAAAAGGCACAAGCAAAAGGGGTAACATTACGGgggagaaaaaatgaattttaataaaatgttaaaccaaaaatattatacataacAGTGATCAACATGTACTAAATCTTCGCTAGCCACCACCTTAAACTTGCCCTTAGGGCATAACACAGTCATTGCAAAACAGCATAAGCCATTGGCAGTTCTGGGCTTCTTCTAGTCAGCTGTATAAATTATGAGAACATCCGGAGGAAGTTGTTTGCATAAGCCATAGGTTTGACATCAGGGTGTGGCTGCATATTCAACAAAGTAAACCAGACACAAGGAAAGTATGTCAACCCCATATAACAATACAGATTGAAAGATATGCACGGTCATAAATGAAATCAATAAAGAACATATTGGTAATTTTTTGAGGATGACAAAACATGATATAACATAGCATACTCCAAACATAAAAGGTACTAACCACCGCTGAGAATGTGACAATGTTAGGTTTCAAATCAGGCGCTTCAAATCGAATAAAGGCACCCTTGTTACCCATCTGCAGCATGCAatgaaaaaatcaacaaaatgttGATTTTAGCACCAACATCAAAATATACTTCATAGAAGGAAAAATGATTAGATATTAATATAAGCATGTCACGCACACTGTCCATGCAAACAACAAATGTCCAAAGGATTGGCAGTGaaatgttattttcatttaCACACTTAATGTGCCTGGAAAAGCATCCTAGTTAATCTGGCAACATGCTTAATTACCTCGCTCCTGTAACTCGTCTCGATAATATGTTTACATACACAAAGCACAACCTGAGGGATGACCCTATATAAATGATTAAGACAACAAAACACCTCTTTCCATAACATGAGGTTGGGTTGGGATCCATGAATCCCATTCCCCCAGCCCCCCTTCGCTCCTCTCAAATCTTCCAAGACAATCAAATAAGCAAATGCCATAATAGAAAAGAATGTAGCAAAAGGGATATGTGTTACCTGGTCACAGTAATTTGGAGCAGAAAACACAGTTATGAGTTTACCATCATGTTCAATCTCATAACCCTCGTCCTTTACTTCATGAGATCGCACAACTAAATCTGTAAATTGGTAATTTATGTGAAGCCACTGATTAAAGAACAAATAAGCATTAATAAAACATCAGACTAATGCAAAACATACCTAAATTATTTTCCTGCAAAAACCTTTTTGTAACATCTGCACCAAAAGAAAGGCCTACACCACGCTTGCTTGGGCCCCTTCCAGGGAGAGGTTGTGGATCACTCCAGAGCAATTCACACATCAACCCTACACATACCAAACATAggtaaataaaactaaaatactaaGGGTGAAAAAGCCAGAGGGGTTTAGTCTATGAAGTGCAAGAATGGAAGGTTTAGAGGGATTTAGATATGTGCAGATAACTGGGAGATCAATTAGAGACAACAAAAAAGGATTTATCTAACCTTCTTCAGGAGGCTCACAAAATCGATTAATTGATCGGATGTCAGAGACTTTGACTCCATCAACACTAAAAAGACCACCATGTACTACGAAAACTTTCTCATTTATCACATGAGCCAAAGGCAAACAGCAGAATACTTCTGCAAATAGTTCGACAAATGTTTCATTCAACTTCGAGCGCACCTCACCCTCAAAACCATATATCTTGTTCATGCTCTTGCTCTCATGATTTCCTCTGGCTAAATATATGGCTGAAAATCACATGGCAACAAAACAAGTTACAATGTGCcaagacaaaaacaaatagCATTCTCTCAAACAAGAGAACCAGATAAagtgaagaaagaagaaaatattcaaGTAAAGCCCATCACAAACAACAATATACAATTCACTTGAAACCATAAAAGTAATTACTGCAATTTATAAGGGTCAATTTCAAAAGGAATTGTAATGAATTTCGACTTATATGTTAGAGAAAAGTCTTTTTGATTCGAACAGTTGTTAAAAAGTATCAAAACAGGTGATTAAGGATCCTAAATTCATAATGTCTCAAATAAAGGATAACAAAAGTTACCCATGAAGATCTAGGGTTTACCTGATGGAGACATGCACTTAAATGCAAACAAAGTGAGGATAACTTCCAATGAAAAGGATCCCCTATCCACAAAGTCACCATTAAATAGATACGGATTCTCTTCTGAAGGAAGCCCATTAAGCTCAAAAATATTCAGAAGATCATAGTACTGCAGAAGacagaaaacaaataataatgaatttgcaaagttaaaaattaaagataaaaatacaaaaatacaaaTGCCCTGCAATGATGGAGGACCTTCTATGGgagtcaattttttatttta
This window harbors:
- the LOC100806083 gene encoding serine/threonine-protein phosphatase 5 isoform X2 produces the protein METEKSNVSKAEEFKLLANEVFNARKYSQAIDLYTQAIELNSQNAVYFSNRAFAHLRLEEYGSAIQDATKAIEIDPKYSKGYYRRGAAHLGLGKFKEALKDFQQVKKMCPNDPDATKKLKECEKAVMKLKFEEAIAAPESERRSIAESIDFRTIDVEPQYSGARIEGDVVTLNFVKKMIEDFKNQKFLHKRYAFQIVLQTREALQALPSLVDIHVPDGKHFTVCGDVHGQYYDLLNIFELNGLPSEENPYLFNGDFVDRGSFSLEVILTLFAFKCMSPSAIYLARGNHESKSMNKIYGFEGEVRSKLNETFVELFAEVFCCLPLAHVINEKVFVVHGGLFSVDGVKVSDIRSINRFCEPPEEGLMCELLWSDPQPLPGRGPSKRGVGLSFGADVTKRFLQENNLDLVVRSHEVKDEGYEIEHDGKLITVFSAPNYCDQMGNKGAFIRFEAPDLKPNIVTFSAVPHPDVKPMAYANNFLRMFS